In a single window of the Subtercola sp. PAMC28395 genome:
- a CDS encoding thioredoxin family protein gives MTLTSILIVLALVGASTVLGLLWRRSQGTAVGTVDARQRRGERRASTSVSSNDLGNDTASGGSAGLVESEFGPDVTFGDHATLLQFSTEFCSTCPATRRRLGQLAEQYDDVSHVDVDLTHRGDLANRFRILQTPTTFILDRDGRITARIGGAPRPGVVEAELASLRSTRSVRSDH, from the coding sequence ATGACGCTGACCTCCATCCTCATCGTTCTCGCCCTCGTCGGTGCGTCGACAGTTCTCGGGTTGCTGTGGCGTCGAAGCCAGGGCACGGCTGTGGGAACAGTGGATGCTCGGCAGAGGCGGGGAGAGCGACGTGCTTCGACGTCGGTCTCTTCGAATGACCTCGGGAACGACACCGCGTCCGGTGGCAGCGCAGGCCTCGTCGAGTCTGAATTCGGGCCCGACGTCACTTTCGGGGATCACGCGACCCTCCTGCAGTTCTCGACGGAATTCTGCTCAACGTGCCCGGCCACGCGCAGGCGGCTGGGGCAGCTGGCCGAGCAATACGACGACGTGAGTCATGTCGATGTCGACCTGACTCACCGTGGAGACCTGGCAAACAGGTTCCGGATCCTCCAGACGCCCACCACCTTCATTCTCGACCGAGATGGTCGCATCACGGCCCGTATCGGCGGGGCGCCCCGACCGGGCGTCGTCGAGGCCGAGCTCGCCTCACTCCGGTCCACCCGATCAGTCAGGAGCGACCATTGA
- a CDS encoding bifunctional lysylphosphatidylglycerol flippase/synthetase MprF — protein sequence MTVSLAPRPTVAPSASSPGLARRRLRRFISWLGRWASSIPFTWTIAGVATVVSVLQLVFHASLYRILDGVLSQSFDSVVTQHHWFAPVTSVLIGARALHIVVLLPLILVVLGAAERLMGTWRTVIVYLSVAILGGILGVLVEGIGLWLGLIAAEQVRSQATIDPVIPIVGTIMAASAFTGPLLRRRIRLLGFAGLLMFVLYSGEPRDLYRVIAALAGLIIGSLWNRRLNRMPVTRLNLTRSSHRERRSLLAALVAITAVGPLITIITPSGFGPLQPLGLLFRDTLGSVAGVDDCAAVGYSDACADSFSLARLDGPGPVLVTVLPLVVLVISAIGILRGRRVALWLAVSVNVFLSVLGIAYYGVLPAVGTNTFFDLSNGQFDQYSISVIISIALPLVIAAVLVFNLRIFPTEFSEGATPRFFLGVGVAFIVISLVYLALALMFRGQFDPVVSLSDLLTDLPERFMPVGFLSLERVDVFPVGDAARFVYGWVGPAFWFSVIVAAILSISHVRLGSAANANAIIRSLLHRGGRGSLSWMATWPGNHYWFSEGRTSAVAYRVVNGVAIALGEPLGDPDDRAAAIREFTVFCTNHGWTPVFYVVSADMQPVFDELRWSLLQIAEEATIDPRAFSLQGKKMQDIRTSINKAVKTGVRAELTAYHNLTLPQIAQIRDISEGWIAEKDLPEMGFTLGGVDELTDPEVKLMLAFDDSGTILAVTSWLPTYRDRQVIGWTLDFMRRRQGAMNGIMEFTIAETVLAARDAGLEFVSLSAAPLAHTESAGAGQEGARAAVLGVLGRALEPIYGFRSLLVFKQKFRPRNVPLYLAYADPLSLPAVGVALTRAYVPTFSARHALGFLSRSA from the coding sequence ATGACGGTATCTCTGGCTCCTCGCCCCACCGTGGCGCCCTCTGCCTCGTCACCGGGCCTGGCGAGGCGACGACTTCGGCGATTCATCTCCTGGCTCGGCCGTTGGGCTTCGTCCATTCCATTCACCTGGACCATCGCTGGTGTCGCGACGGTAGTGAGCGTGCTGCAGCTGGTCTTCCATGCGTCGCTCTACCGGATTCTCGACGGGGTGCTGTCGCAGAGCTTCGACTCGGTGGTCACCCAGCATCACTGGTTCGCGCCAGTGACCTCGGTGCTCATCGGGGCCAGAGCCCTGCACATCGTCGTACTGCTGCCGCTGATCCTGGTGGTGCTCGGTGCGGCTGAACGCCTGATGGGAACCTGGCGAACGGTCATCGTCTACCTGAGCGTCGCCATCCTCGGCGGAATCCTGGGCGTGCTCGTCGAGGGAATCGGTCTCTGGCTCGGTCTGATCGCCGCGGAGCAGGTGCGTTCGCAGGCCACCATCGACCCCGTGATCCCGATCGTCGGCACGATCATGGCCGCGAGCGCCTTCACCGGCCCGCTTCTGCGGCGCCGTATCCGGCTGCTGGGTTTCGCCGGTCTCCTCATGTTCGTTCTGTACTCCGGTGAGCCGCGAGACCTCTACCGGGTGATCGCCGCACTCGCCGGTCTCATAATCGGGTCCCTCTGGAACCGGCGCCTGAACCGTATGCCGGTGACACGGCTGAACCTGACGCGCAGTTCGCATCGGGAACGCCGATCGCTGCTCGCCGCCCTGGTCGCGATCACGGCAGTCGGCCCCCTCATCACCATCATCACGCCGAGTGGTTTCGGCCCGCTGCAGCCACTGGGGCTGCTCTTTCGAGACACCCTCGGCTCAGTCGCCGGGGTGGACGACTGTGCTGCGGTCGGCTACAGCGATGCCTGCGCGGATTCGTTCTCGCTGGCCAGGCTCGACGGCCCCGGCCCCGTGCTCGTCACCGTTCTTCCGCTTGTAGTGCTGGTGATCTCGGCGATCGGCATCCTCCGCGGCCGCCGTGTCGCGCTCTGGCTGGCCGTGAGCGTGAACGTCTTCCTGTCGGTGCTGGGAATCGCCTACTACGGCGTTCTGCCTGCGGTGGGGACCAACACCTTCTTCGACCTCTCCAACGGGCAGTTCGACCAGTACAGCATCTCCGTGATCATCTCCATTGCGCTGCCCCTGGTCATCGCCGCCGTACTCGTCTTCAACCTGCGCATCTTCCCGACGGAGTTCTCTGAAGGAGCAACCCCCCGCTTCTTCCTGGGTGTCGGCGTCGCCTTCATCGTCATTTCGCTTGTGTACCTCGCCCTCGCACTGATGTTCCGTGGCCAGTTCGATCCGGTCGTCTCTCTCTCCGACCTCCTGACCGACCTGCCGGAGCGCTTCATGCCGGTCGGTTTCCTCTCCCTCGAGCGGGTCGATGTCTTTCCCGTCGGTGACGCAGCCCGCTTCGTGTACGGCTGGGTCGGCCCGGCCTTCTGGTTCAGCGTCATCGTCGCCGCGATTCTGTCGATCTCGCACGTTCGGCTCGGTTCTGCCGCAAACGCCAATGCGATCATCCGATCGCTTCTGCACCGCGGTGGCCGCGGCTCGTTGTCATGGATGGCGACCTGGCCCGGGAACCACTACTGGTTCTCTGAAGGTCGTACCTCTGCAGTCGCCTACCGGGTCGTGAACGGTGTGGCGATCGCCCTCGGTGAACCTCTGGGCGACCCGGATGATCGGGCCGCCGCGATTCGGGAATTCACCGTCTTCTGCACCAACCACGGCTGGACGCCGGTGTTCTACGTCGTCTCGGCAGACATGCAACCCGTTTTCGACGAGTTGCGGTGGTCGCTGCTGCAGATAGCCGAAGAGGCGACCATCGATCCTCGGGCCTTCTCGTTGCAGGGCAAGAAGATGCAGGACATCCGTACGTCGATAAACAAGGCGGTGAAGACCGGAGTACGAGCGGAATTGACCGCGTACCACAACCTGACACTGCCGCAGATCGCCCAGATCAGGGACATCTCGGAAGGCTGGATCGCGGAGAAGGATCTGCCCGAGATGGGCTTCACACTCGGCGGGGTCGATGAGCTGACCGACCCCGAGGTGAAGCTCATGCTTGCCTTCGACGACTCAGGAACGATTCTCGCTGTGACGAGCTGGCTCCCCACCTACCGCGACAGGCAGGTCATCGGCTGGACACTGGACTTCATGCGGCGCCGCCAGGGCGCCATGAACGGGATCATGGAGTTCACGATCGCCGAGACGGTGCTGGCTGCCCGCGACGCGGGGCTGGAGTTCGTGAGCTTGTCGGCGGCACCGCTTGCGCACACCGAATCAGCTGGGGCCGGGCAGGAGGGGGCCCGCGCAGCGGTATTGGGAGTGTTGGGCCGGGCGCTCGAACCGATCTACGGTTTTCGCTCACTGCTCGTGTTCAAGCAGAAATTCCGGCCCCGGAACGTTCCGCTGTACCTGGCGTACGCCGACCCGCTGTCGTTACCGGCGGTCGGCGTCGCATTGACGCGCGCCTACGTGCCCACTTTTTCAGCACGGCATGCTCTCGGCTTCCTCAGTCGCTCGGCATAG
- the dapB gene encoding 4-hydroxy-tetrahydrodipicolinate reductase: protein MSTKVAVVGATGKMGQLATKLIEASAEFEVFASLGSTDSFDRMIGADLVLDVTVPGVSQGVVDFAVAHGINVLVGTSGWSGDRILALEHTLAARPDTGVVIVPNFSLGSVLATAFSAMAAQFYDSIEIIEAHGSTKVDSPSGTAVRTAELIGEARAGVGPVSAPHTDQRARGQQVASIPVHSLRLRGVVAKQDVIFGGTGEVLTISHETISPSAYETGILLGLRAAASARGVVVGLDKLLNLSALLSAPRSAADSGWAPEPESVSGQAARATIA from the coding sequence ATGAGTACGAAGGTTGCCGTTGTCGGCGCGACGGGCAAGATGGGCCAGCTGGCAACGAAGCTGATCGAGGCCAGCGCCGAATTCGAGGTGTTCGCCTCCCTCGGCTCGACAGACTCCTTCGACCGGATGATCGGAGCAGACCTCGTTCTCGACGTGACCGTTCCCGGGGTGAGCCAGGGTGTCGTCGATTTCGCTGTCGCCCACGGCATCAACGTGCTGGTGGGAACGAGCGGATGGTCGGGTGACCGTATTCTCGCCCTCGAACACACTCTCGCCGCCCGTCCCGACACTGGCGTCGTGATCGTACCGAATTTCTCGCTCGGCTCGGTTCTCGCAACGGCTTTCTCCGCCATGGCGGCGCAGTTCTACGATTCGATCGAGATCATCGAGGCTCACGGCTCCACCAAGGTCGACTCGCCCTCGGGCACTGCCGTGCGAACGGCCGAGCTGATCGGTGAAGCCCGCGCCGGTGTCGGGCCTGTCTCTGCCCCGCACACCGACCAGCGGGCCAGGGGCCAGCAGGTCGCCAGCATTCCCGTTCACAGTCTGCGGCTGCGCGGCGTCGTTGCCAAGCAGGATGTGATCTTCGGCGGAACGGGTGAGGTGCTCACCATCAGCCATGAGACCATCTCCCCGAGCGCCTATGAAACGGGAATCCTCCTCGGCTTGCGAGCGGCTGCCAGCGCCCGAGGAGTCGTCGTCGGGCTCGACAAGCTCCTGAACCTCTCAGCTCTTCTCTCAGCCCCGCGTTCGGCCGCCGACAGCGGTTGGGCGCCTGAGCCTGAGAGCGTCTCGGGCCAGGCCGCCCGGGCGACGATCGCGTGA
- a CDS encoding TIGR01777 family oxidoreductase yields the protein MTDTHTVLIAGGSGFIGTEVSRQLRSSGHVVVNLVRHPTHHPDERMWDPDAGWLNPETIERADAVINLSGASISRLPWTLAYKRVILESRVNATSTLASAITKAKNPPTVFLSGSAVGYYGNRPGELLTEASPIGEGFLPKVVDAWEAASRLAEPATKVTNFRTGVVIGKGGLVATLRRIALLGGAGPLGTGEQHWPWISLHDEAAAIVHLLGSDLTGPVNLAAPTPATASEVMRAIAELVHRPYWLPAPAWAIKGALADAGRELILSDQNESSQLIVADGFTFRDTSLDDTLAAALAS from the coding sequence ATGACCGACACGCACACCGTTCTGATCGCCGGCGGATCTGGCTTCATCGGCACCGAGGTCTCCAGGCAGCTCCGTTCATCGGGTCACGTCGTCGTGAACCTGGTGCGCCACCCCACGCATCACCCCGACGAACGCATGTGGGACCCGGATGCCGGGTGGTTGAACCCTGAGACCATCGAACGCGCAGATGCCGTCATCAACCTTTCGGGGGCATCGATCTCGAGACTCCCGTGGACACTGGCCTACAAGCGCGTGATTCTCGAGTCACGGGTCAATGCCACCTCGACGCTGGCTTCGGCCATCACGAAGGCCAAGAACCCTCCCACAGTCTTTCTCAGCGGCTCGGCTGTGGGCTACTACGGTAATCGTCCCGGCGAACTGCTGACTGAAGCATCTCCGATCGGTGAGGGCTTTCTTCCGAAGGTCGTCGACGCCTGGGAGGCCGCATCGCGCCTCGCCGAGCCTGCGACGAAGGTCACGAATTTCAGGACCGGGGTGGTGATCGGCAAAGGTGGCCTCGTCGCGACGCTCCGGCGGATAGCCCTTCTCGGCGGAGCGGGTCCGCTCGGTACCGGTGAACAGCACTGGCCGTGGATCAGCCTTCATGACGAGGCGGCCGCCATCGTGCACCTGCTCGGTTCAGACCTGACCGGGCCGGTCAATCTCGCCGCTCCCACCCCGGCGACAGCATCCGAGGTCATGCGCGCGATCGCCGAACTCGTGCACCGGCCCTACTGGCTGCCCGCGCCCGCCTGGGCGATCAAAGGGGCACTGGCCGACGCGGGGCGTGAGCTCATCCTCTCCGACCAGAACGAGTCTTCACAGCTGATCGTCGCCGACGGTTTCACCTTCAGGGACACCTCGCTCGACGACACACTGGCCGCCGCCCTCGCGAGCTAG
- a CDS encoding DUF4395 domain-containing protein, whose amino-acid sequence MSTSRASATSASTSPGPAATLGIDPRGPRFSAGITAVHLITVLLLGLGSAASPPATVGGRAAEPSFILLAIISVLFAWGAFAGVKRHPYGRLFRTVIRPRLSAPTELEDPKPPTFAQGVGFVITLAGLVLALAGVPYAVVIAAAAAFVAAFLNSVFGYCLGCQLYLLLIRVTKAKPALTA is encoded by the coding sequence TTGAGCACGTCCAGAGCTTCCGCCACATCCGCGAGCACGTCTCCGGGCCCTGCAGCGACGCTCGGAATCGACCCGCGCGGCCCCCGGTTCAGCGCTGGCATCACGGCCGTACACTTGATCACGGTGCTGCTTCTCGGGTTGGGTTCAGCTGCATCACCTCCTGCAACCGTCGGCGGCCGAGCCGCCGAGCCTTCCTTCATTCTGCTCGCGATCATCAGCGTGCTGTTCGCCTGGGGGGCGTTCGCCGGAGTCAAACGCCACCCGTACGGCCGGCTCTTTCGCACGGTGATCCGGCCACGACTCTCCGCTCCCACGGAGCTGGAAGACCCGAAGCCGCCGACATTCGCCCAGGGCGTCGGCTTCGTCATCACCCTTGCCGGGCTTGTGCTGGCACTCGCCGGCGTTCCGTACGCCGTCGTGATCGCGGCCGCGGCGGCCTTTGTAGCCGCGTTCCTCAACTCGGTATTCGGATACTGCCTCGGGTGCCAGCTGTACCTGCTGCTCATCCGGGTCACGAAGGCGAAGCCGGCACTCACAGCCTGA
- the recO gene encoding DNA repair protein RecO produces the protein MPLYRDDVVVLRTHKLGEADRIVTMLSRQNGKIRAVAKGVRRTASKFGARLEPFMVADVQFFEGRTLDTITQAETIASYGAEISADYASYTAASAMVETADKLTEADATQQQYLLLVGALRSLARGEHGSSLTLDSYLLRALSMAGWAPSFSDCAVSGAPGPHSAFVVQLGGVVSDELAPPGTPRLDQATLGLLSALLTGDWATADSAAERVRSQASGIVAAYTQWHLERGLKSLQHVDRSNSTIHTLREAQLARLSSPTVLVDQRDPRTKA, from the coding sequence GTGCCCCTCTACCGAGACGACGTGGTCGTGCTTCGTACCCACAAGCTGGGCGAAGCCGACCGCATCGTCACCATGCTCTCGCGACAGAATGGCAAGATCCGTGCTGTCGCCAAGGGTGTGCGCCGAACGGCGTCCAAATTCGGCGCACGCCTCGAGCCGTTCATGGTGGCCGACGTGCAGTTCTTCGAGGGCCGAACGCTCGACACCATCACGCAGGCCGAGACCATCGCCTCGTACGGTGCGGAGATCTCGGCCGACTACGCCAGCTACACCGCGGCAAGCGCAATGGTCGAGACCGCCGACAAGCTCACAGAAGCCGATGCCACCCAACAGCAGTACCTCCTCCTTGTGGGCGCCCTCCGTTCGCTGGCCCGCGGGGAGCACGGTTCGAGCCTCACGCTCGACTCCTATCTGCTCAGGGCGTTGTCGATGGCGGGCTGGGCGCCGAGTTTCTCCGATTGCGCTGTCTCCGGTGCGCCGGGCCCGCATTCGGCCTTCGTCGTTCAGCTCGGCGGGGTGGTGAGCGACGAACTCGCCCCTCCCGGCACTCCCAGACTCGACCAGGCCACGCTGGGCCTTTTGAGCGCCCTGCTCACCGGTGACTGGGCAACCGCAGACTCCGCCGCAGAACGTGTCCGTTCGCAGGCGAGTGGTATCGTCGCCGCCTACACCCAGTGGCACCTTGAACGGGGGCTGAAATCGCTCCAGCATGTGGACCGCTCGAATTCGACCATCCATACCCTGCGAGAGGCGCAACTCGCACGCCTGAGCAGCCCCACGGTGCTGGTCGACCAGCGTGATCCACGAACGAAAGCCTGA
- the leuA gene encoding 2-isopropylmalate synthase has protein sequence MKNHQTASAMPIHKYRPYTETFAVDLPDRTWPSTVITEAPRWCAVDLRDGNQSLIDPMNPERKRIMFDLLVRMGYKEIEVGFPSASQTDFDFVRSLIDEDAIPADVTIQVLTQAREHLIERTYESITGAKQAIVHLYNSTSILQRDVVFRSDKQGIVDLALEGARLCREYEKTIPGTTVYYEYSPESYTGTELDFALDITNQVLEILEPTAERKVIVNLPSTVEMATPNVYADSIEWMSRNLNHRENVIISLHPHNDRGTAVAAAELGYMAGADRIEGCLFGNGERTGNVDLVALGINLFTQGIDPQIDFSDLDGVRRTAEYCNQLKVHERSPWAGDLVYTAFSGSHQDAIKKGFEAMEADAAAQGVHVDSLLWAVPYLPIDPKDLGRSYEAVIRVNSQSGKGGVAYLLKNDHALDLPRRLQIEFSGVVQAKTDAEGGEVTSDEIWSIFQDEYLPAPASRSEDKWGRFELTRTSTSSDLNGTTSLTVDLRVGEETREIVGSGNGPIAAFLDVLGTEGVEVRVFDYVEHALSAGGDALAAAYVECQVEGVTYWGVGIDADISTASLKAVVSAVNRAIRVTGRDRQLAAV, from the coding sequence GTGAAGAATCATCAGACCGCATCGGCAATGCCGATCCACAAGTACCGCCCGTACACCGAGACGTTCGCCGTCGATCTGCCTGATCGCACCTGGCCGTCCACCGTCATCACCGAGGCCCCGCGCTGGTGCGCGGTCGACCTGCGCGACGGCAACCAGTCGCTCATCGACCCGATGAACCCCGAGCGCAAGCGCATCATGTTCGACCTGCTGGTGCGCATGGGGTACAAGGAGATCGAGGTCGGGTTTCCGAGCGCAAGCCAGACCGACTTCGATTTCGTTCGCAGCCTCATCGACGAAGACGCCATTCCGGCCGATGTCACGATCCAGGTTCTGACGCAGGCCAGGGAACATCTGATCGAGCGCACCTACGAGTCGATCACCGGCGCGAAGCAGGCGATCGTCCACCTCTACAACTCCACGAGCATCCTGCAGCGTGATGTCGTGTTCAGAAGCGACAAGCAGGGCATCGTCGACCTGGCACTCGAAGGCGCGAGGCTGTGCCGCGAATACGAGAAGACGATTCCCGGAACGACCGTGTACTACGAGTACTCGCCAGAGAGCTACACGGGAACCGAACTCGACTTCGCTCTCGACATCACGAACCAGGTGCTGGAGATTCTCGAGCCGACCGCCGAACGCAAGGTGATCGTCAACCTGCCGTCGACCGTCGAAATGGCGACGCCGAACGTCTACGCCGATTCGATCGAGTGGATGTCCCGCAACCTGAACCACCGTGAGAACGTGATCATCTCGCTGCACCCGCACAACGACCGCGGCACGGCTGTCGCCGCCGCCGAGCTCGGCTACATGGCCGGCGCCGACCGCATCGAGGGGTGCCTCTTCGGCAACGGTGAGCGCACGGGAAACGTCGATCTCGTCGCGTTGGGCATCAACCTGTTCACCCAGGGCATCGACCCGCAGATCGACTTCAGCGACCTCGACGGGGTGCGCCGCACCGCCGAGTACTGCAACCAGCTCAAGGTGCACGAGCGCAGCCCCTGGGCAGGTGACCTGGTCTACACCGCTTTCAGTGGCTCCCACCAAGACGCGATCAAGAAGGGCTTCGAAGCGATGGAGGCCGATGCGGCCGCGCAGGGGGTGCACGTCGATTCGCTTCTCTGGGCTGTGCCGTACCTGCCCATCGACCCCAAAGACCTCGGTCGCAGCTATGAAGCCGTCATCAGGGTGAACTCGCAGTCAGGCAAGGGTGGGGTCGCCTACCTGCTCAAGAACGACCATGCGCTCGACCTTCCCCGTCGCCTGCAGATCGAATTCAGCGGTGTCGTGCAGGCCAAGACCGATGCCGAGGGCGGCGAGGTCACCAGTGACGAGATCTGGTCGATCTTCCAGGACGAGTACCTTCCGGCTCCGGCCTCCAGGTCAGAAGACAAATGGGGCCGGTTCGAACTCACTCGCACGAGCACATCGAGCGATCTGAACGGCACGACCTCGCTCACCGTCGACCTGCGGGTCGGTGAGGAGACGCGCGAGATCGTCGGTTCGGGCAACGGCCCGATTGCTGCGTTCCTCGACGTACTCGGTACAGAGGGTGTCGAAGTCCGGGTGTTCGACTACGTCGAACATGCGCTGAGCGCCGGGGGAGACGCCCTGGCCGCGGCCTACGTCGAGTGCCAGGTCGAAGGTGTCACCTATTGGGGCGTCGGAATCGACGCGGACATCTCGACGGCTTCGCTGAAAGCTGTCGTCTCGGCCGTCAACCGCGCCATCCGTGTGACTGGTCGCGATCGCCAGCTCGCGGCTGTCTGA
- a CDS encoding GNAT family N-acetyltransferase gives MHLREAAVTRPDSVRLLSDYFGSRELEFTEAGGVYTTRFPTADAFTPPAGVFLLVIDDDNAAVGCGGIRLLPRASADDAPGGAGTAAAKRERGTVSDATPVRFEVKHVWLGEAARGRGWAIALMNELEERAREFGATQLVLDTNARLTAAARLYARLGYDQTEPYNDNANATNWYAKQLQ, from the coding sequence ATGCACCTGCGTGAGGCCGCCGTGACACGGCCGGATTCCGTTCGGCTGCTGAGTGACTACTTCGGCAGCCGGGAACTCGAATTCACCGAGGCCGGTGGCGTGTACACCACTCGGTTCCCGACGGCCGACGCCTTCACTCCCCCCGCGGGCGTGTTCCTGCTCGTGATCGACGACGACAACGCAGCAGTGGGGTGCGGCGGCATCAGGCTGCTCCCCCGGGCATCCGCGGATGACGCTCCGGGTGGCGCTGGCACGGCTGCCGCTAAGCGAGAACGGGGTACCGTCAGCGACGCGACCCCGGTGCGCTTCGAGGTGAAACACGTCTGGCTCGGCGAAGCCGCCCGAGGCAGGGGTTGGGCGATTGCGCTGATGAATGAGCTGGAGGAGCGAGCTCGTGAATTCGGTGCGACGCAGCTGGTTCTCGACACGAATGCGCGCCTCACCGCCGCCGCACGGCTCTACGCCCGACTCGGTTACGATCAGACCGAACCGTACAACGACAATGCGAACGCAACGAACTGGTACGCGAAACAGCTGCAGTAG
- a CDS encoding esterase family protein, with protein MSMIEGPLVIALCSASVALLLFLVLVRPGPRWPRRSYSTALAVAAGAGALVGAAATWLTDDVLNVVGVDFSFATRLWIAGTFAGVALALCSFWRSRWYRKALGLCAVFLFLVTGAVGINIDFGTYPTLNSLLGVSPYDSVSLPVIGASHDYSSPLSASWSAPQGMPTKGVVASVAIPATVSGFVARKALVYLPPAALTAVPPVLPVVITLSGQPGQPSDPLVSGHLIETLDALAQAHAGLAPIVVSPDQLGDAQNNPMCVDGALGNSATYLTVDVVNWIRSSLPVAAPGPEWGIAGFSQGGTCSIQLGAGHPELFGAILDVSGELVPANGDEQETIDSGFAGSRAAYLAALPEAILKARAPYSTFAVFSAGQNDTIYQPDSLVLSGAARAAGMTVSYFEAPDSAHDYTTATYAFGRGFAELSAHWGL; from the coding sequence ATGAGCATGATCGAGGGTCCGCTCGTCATCGCTCTGTGCTCAGCATCCGTGGCGCTCCTCCTCTTTCTCGTTCTCGTCAGACCGGGGCCGCGGTGGCCGAGGCGTTCGTATTCGACAGCTCTTGCCGTGGCGGCCGGCGCAGGGGCCCTGGTCGGCGCGGCCGCGACCTGGCTCACAGACGACGTGCTGAACGTCGTCGGTGTCGACTTCTCGTTCGCGACCCGGCTCTGGATTGCCGGCACGTTCGCCGGTGTCGCTCTGGCGCTGTGTTCATTCTGGCGATCTAGGTGGTACCGCAAGGCACTCGGCCTCTGTGCTGTCTTCCTGTTTCTCGTCACAGGCGCCGTCGGTATCAACATCGACTTCGGCACGTACCCCACTCTCAACTCGCTGCTCGGTGTGAGCCCCTACGATTCGGTCTCGCTGCCTGTCATCGGCGCATCCCACGACTACTCCTCGCCGTTGTCGGCGAGTTGGTCGGCACCCCAGGGAATGCCGACGAAAGGTGTTGTCGCATCGGTCGCCATCCCGGCCACGGTTTCTGGATTCGTTGCGAGAAAGGCACTCGTGTATCTGCCACCGGCTGCGCTGACCGCCGTTCCTCCTGTGCTGCCGGTCGTCATCACCCTGTCGGGCCAACCCGGGCAGCCCTCCGACCCGCTGGTCTCCGGGCACCTGATCGAGACCCTCGACGCCCTCGCCCAGGCGCATGCGGGCCTCGCGCCGATCGTGGTCTCACCCGACCAGCTCGGTGACGCGCAGAACAATCCGATGTGCGTCGACGGCGCCCTGGGCAACTCGGCAACATATCTCACCGTCGACGTCGTGAACTGGATCAGGTCCTCGCTTCCGGTCGCTGCCCCCGGGCCGGAGTGGGGTATTGCCGGATTCTCACAGGGCGGTACCTGCTCGATCCAGCTCGGAGCCGGGCATCCGGAACTCTTCGGGGCAATTCTGGACGTGTCGGGGGAGCTGGTACCGGCCAACGGCGATGAACAGGAGACCATCGACTCCGGGTTCGCGGGTAGTCGGGCCGCCTATCTCGCTGCGCTGCCCGAGGCCATTCTGAAGGCTCGGGCACCGTATTCGACTTTCGCTGTCTTCTCGGCGGGCCAGAACGACACGATCTACCAGCCCGATTCACTCGTGCTGTCTGGCGCTGCCCGCGCTGCCGGCATGACCGTTTCCTATTTCGAAGCCCCGGACAGCGCCCACGACTACACGACAGCGACGTATGCTTTCGGTCGTGGGTTCGCCGAACTCTCCGCTCACTGGGGGCTCTGA
- a CDS encoding isoprenyl transferase, with translation MSRVQKTSPLAAEFRPLDYTGVYPPEIPRSQVPAHVAIVMDGNGRWANARGLTRVEGHKAGEASLLDVVAGAIQIGVKHLSVYAFSTENWKRSPDEVRFLMGFNREVLHRRRDQLNEWGVRVRWAGRRPRLWASVINELQFAERLTEANTTLTLTMCVNYGGRNELTDAVQAIAAEVAAGRLKPGGISEKVIQRHLYVPDLPDVDLFVRSSGEQRTSNFMLWQSAYAEMVFLDRLWPDFSRTDLWEAIDHYAGRSRRFGGAVDAPKP, from the coding sequence ATGAGCCGTGTGCAGAAGACCTCCCCCCTCGCGGCCGAATTCCGGCCGCTCGACTACACAGGTGTCTACCCGCCCGAGATTCCGCGGTCGCAGGTGCCAGCTCACGTCGCCATCGTGATGGACGGCAATGGGCGCTGGGCCAATGCCCGCGGACTCACCAGGGTCGAGGGTCACAAGGCAGGCGAAGCGTCGCTGCTCGATGTTGTGGCCGGCGCCATCCAGATCGGCGTGAAACACCTCAGTGTCTATGCCTTCTCCACCGAGAACTGGAAGCGCTCGCCCGATGAGGTGCGATTCCTGATGGGCTTCAACCGCGAAGTGCTGCACCGTCGCCGCGACCAGCTCAACGAGTGGGGAGTGCGCGTGCGCTGGGCCGGCCGCAGACCCAGGCTCTGGGCTTCCGTCATCAACGAACTGCAGTTCGCCGAACGCCTGACAGAAGCAAACACCACCCTCACTCTCACCATGTGCGTCAACTACGGTGGCAGGAACGAGCTGACGGATGCTGTGCAGGCCATTGCCGCAGAGGTCGCCGCCGGGCGGCTGAAGCCCGGAGGCATCTCAGAGAAGGTGATCCAGCGCCACCTCTACGTTCCAGACCTCCCCGACGTGGACCTGTTCGTGCGCAGCTCAGGGGAGCAGCGCACCAGCAATTTCATGCTCTGGCAGTCGGCCTATGCCGAGATGGTGTTTCTCGACCGACTGTGGCCGGACTTCTCCCGCACCGACCTGTGGGAGGCCATCGACCACTACGCCGGACGCTCCCGCCGTTTCGGTGGTGCGGTAGACGCCCCGAAACCGTAG